A portion of the Micromonospora tarapacensis genome contains these proteins:
- a CDS encoding alpha-amylase family glycosyl hydrolase yields the protein MKRALLIGVGSYTSEALPELDSPASDLKDWARLLRDPALGAFDDVRDCLDADSHTVQLALYDFLTRADPHDFLLVGYSGHGRLHNDHRLYLTATDTDTDRLPPTAVPTDELRHWIDECRARELVLVLDCCHAGAFGDLKQRGDRSRIVVVSAGATELAHEGDGHKQHALPSAFAGPFLEGLRTGGADRDGNGIISVREAFEYAAVRMVDRERRQTPQMRAAGVGDLILSNAPRRPELVPDDLLALTRSRLPAARVLAVDELSNWAYGNQRTREQLVAAFETLEALERDPAERVAERARQALSGRLRVTRAEVTEEPGPEPPDEPGWAAGSTFYEVNVRFFYDSDGDGHGDLRGVTEKLDYLRRLGVDCLLLNPIMASPSPGDGRAASDFEAIDEGLGAPSHLLELLSLAHRQGLRVVLDLVLNHTSDQHPWFQASRSDPDGPYGDFYVWSDTGEDYAEADDPLGSHGAGWTYDGRRRQYYWHRYGRAEPDLNYDVPEVRAAMRDVMDFWLRQGVDGLRLLTVPYLFERSGTSSKGLDETHGYLRELRSWLDSTYANRILVAWSEDWPQGAGSYFGTAEHPECHLVMYAPLMPSLLLAMRRETHRPVSRVLSQMGDQPADRHWAVFLRNGDEMPLGLLHERERDDLLRAYAPLARMRGATGIRRRTATLLNDDRGQLELAFALLLSMPGVPVLYYGDEIGMGENLALPGHLAFNTPMQWAPDRNGGFSVAQPENLPAPPIHESIYGYMAVNVENQLRSRSSLLHVVEKLIETRQAWPAFSRPGCRIVRSTNPAVLAFLRGEPDDEVLCLFNFSRYPQTSTLGLLPHAGRRPRELMGGAEFPRVPDSGDYDLGVAGHGVFWLSLATPPAG from the coding sequence GTGAAGCGCGCACTCCTGATCGGGGTGGGCAGCTACACCAGCGAGGCGCTGCCCGAGCTGGACTCCCCCGCCAGCGACCTCAAGGACTGGGCCCGGCTCCTGCGGGATCCGGCCCTCGGCGCCTTCGACGACGTGCGGGACTGCCTCGACGCCGACTCGCACACCGTGCAGCTCGCCCTCTACGACTTCCTGACCAGAGCGGATCCGCACGACTTCCTGCTGGTCGGCTACTCCGGCCACGGGCGGCTGCACAACGACCACCGGCTCTACCTCACCGCGACCGACACCGACACCGACCGGTTGCCGCCGACCGCCGTGCCCACCGACGAGCTGCGGCACTGGATCGACGAGTGCCGGGCCCGCGAACTGGTCCTCGTTCTCGACTGCTGCCACGCGGGCGCCTTCGGCGACCTCAAGCAGCGCGGCGACCGCAGCCGCATCGTGGTGGTCTCCGCCGGCGCCACCGAGCTGGCTCACGAGGGTGACGGGCACAAGCAGCACGCGTTGCCGTCCGCGTTCGCCGGGCCCTTCCTGGAAGGGCTGCGCACCGGCGGTGCCGACCGCGACGGCAACGGCATCATCAGCGTCCGGGAGGCATTCGAGTACGCGGCCGTCCGGATGGTCGACCGGGAACGCCGGCAGACCCCCCAGATGCGGGCCGCCGGCGTCGGGGACCTGATCCTCAGCAACGCGCCGCGCCGCCCCGAACTCGTACCAGACGACCTGCTCGCGCTCACCCGCAGCCGGCTGCCGGCGGCGCGGGTGCTGGCCGTGGACGAGCTGAGCAACTGGGCGTACGGCAACCAGCGGACCCGCGAGCAGTTGGTGGCCGCCTTCGAGACGCTGGAGGCCCTGGAACGGGATCCCGCGGAGCGGGTGGCCGAACGGGCCCGCCAGGCCCTGTCCGGCCGGCTCCGGGTCACCCGCGCCGAGGTCACCGAGGAACCCGGACCGGAGCCGCCGGACGAGCCGGGCTGGGCGGCCGGCAGCACCTTCTACGAGGTCAACGTCCGGTTCTTCTACGACTCCGACGGCGACGGCCACGGCGACCTGCGCGGCGTCACCGAGAAGCTGGACTACCTGCGCCGGCTGGGGGTCGACTGCCTGCTGCTCAACCCGATCATGGCGTCTCCGTCGCCGGGCGACGGTCGGGCGGCGTCGGACTTCGAGGCGATCGACGAGGGTCTCGGTGCCCCGTCACACCTGCTGGAGTTGCTCAGCCTCGCCCACCGGCAGGGGCTGCGGGTGGTGCTGGACCTGGTGCTGAACCACACCAGCGACCAGCACCCGTGGTTCCAGGCGTCCCGCAGCGACCCGGACGGCCCGTACGGCGACTTCTACGTGTGGAGCGACACGGGCGAGGACTACGCCGAGGCCGACGATCCGCTGGGCAGCCACGGCGCGGGGTGGACCTACGACGGCCGGCGACGCCAGTACTACTGGCACCGCTACGGCCGGGCAGAGCCGGACCTGAACTACGACGTGCCCGAGGTGCGGGCGGCGATGCGCGACGTGATGGACTTCTGGCTCCGGCAGGGCGTGGACGGCCTGCGCCTGCTGACCGTGCCCTACCTGTTCGAACGCAGCGGCACCTCCAGCAAGGGCCTCGACGAGACCCACGGCTACCTGCGGGAGCTGCGGTCCTGGTTGGACTCGACGTACGCCAACCGGATCCTCGTCGCGTGGAGCGAGGACTGGCCGCAGGGCGCCGGCTCCTACTTCGGCACCGCGGAACACCCCGAGTGCCACCTGGTGATGTACGCCCCGCTGATGCCGAGTCTGCTGCTGGCCATGCGGCGCGAGACGCACCGGCCGGTGTCCCGGGTGCTGTCGCAGATGGGTGACCAGCCGGCCGACCGGCACTGGGCGGTGTTCCTCCGCAACGGCGACGAGATGCCGCTGGGCCTGCTGCACGAACGGGAACGCGACGACCTGCTGCGGGCGTACGCGCCGCTGGCCCGGATGCGCGGTGCGACCGGTATCCGCCGCCGGACCGCCACGCTGCTCAACGACGACCGGGGCCAGCTGGAGCTGGCGTTCGCGTTGTTGCTGTCCATGCCGGGCGTACCGGTGCTGTACTACGGCGACGAGATCGGCATGGGCGAGAACCTGGCGCTGCCGGGCCACCTGGCGTTCAACACGCCGATGCAGTGGGCACCGGACCGCAACGGGGGCTTCTCCGTGGCGCAGCCGGAGAACCTGCCGGCACCGCCCATCCACGAGTCGATCTACGGCTACATGGCGGTCAACGTGGAGAACCAGCTCCGCTCGCGCTCCTCGCTGCTGCACGTGGTCGAGAAGCTGATCGAGACACGGCAGGCCTGGCCGGCCTTCTCCCGCCCCGGCTGCCGGATCGTCCGGTCGACCAACCCGGCGGTCCTGGCGTTCCTGCGCGGCGAGCCCGACGACGAGGTGCTCTGCCTGTTCAACTTCTCGCGGTACCCGCAGACGTCGACGCTCGGCCTGCTCCCGCACGCCGGACGCCGGCCCCGGGAGCTGATGGGCGGCGCCGAGTTCCCCCGGGTGCCGGACTCCGGCGACTACGACCTCGGCGTGGCCGGTCACGGCGTCTTCTGGCTCTCCCTGGCCACGCCGCCGGCCGGGTAG
- a CDS encoding WD40/YVTN/BNR-like repeat-containing protein, whose protein sequence is MSGVRVLVGTRKGAFVLTSDGSRRDWTVEGPHFGGWEIFHLTGSPADPDRLYASQSGGWFGQLIQRSDDGGRTWATVGNDFAYAGDVGEHLWYDGTPRPWEFKRIWHLEPSRDDPDTLYAGAEDAALYVSGDGGGKWTELTALRNHPSGPSWQPGAGGLCLHTIILDPVRPGRIYTAVSAAGAFRSDDAGASWLPINKGLRSGEIPDQDSEVGHCVHHITQHPSRPDTLFMQKHWDVMRSDDAGANWREVSGDLPSDFGFPIAVHAHEPETIYVVPIKSDSEHYPPEGRLRVYRSRTGGDEWEPLTDGLPQANCYVNVLRDAMAVDSLEDCGIYFGTTGGQVYHSTDSGDSWAPIVRDLPPVLSVEVQVLP, encoded by the coding sequence ATGAGCGGTGTACGGGTGCTGGTGGGGACGCGAAAGGGCGCCTTCGTGCTGACCTCGGACGGCAGTCGGAGGGACTGGACGGTCGAGGGGCCGCACTTCGGCGGCTGGGAGATCTTCCACCTCACCGGGTCGCCGGCCGATCCGGACCGGCTCTACGCCTCCCAGTCCGGCGGCTGGTTCGGCCAGCTGATCCAACGCTCGGACGACGGCGGCCGGACCTGGGCCACGGTCGGCAACGACTTCGCCTACGCCGGCGACGTCGGCGAACACCTCTGGTACGACGGCACCCCGCGCCCGTGGGAGTTCAAGCGCATCTGGCATCTCGAGCCGTCCCGCGACGACCCCGACACGCTGTACGCGGGCGCGGAGGACGCCGCCCTCTACGTCTCCGGCGACGGCGGCGGCAAGTGGACCGAGCTGACCGCCCTGCGTAACCACCCGAGCGGGCCGTCGTGGCAGCCCGGCGCCGGTGGCCTGTGCCTGCACACGATCATTCTCGACCCGGTGCGCCCGGGCCGGATCTACACCGCCGTCTCGGCGGCGGGCGCGTTCCGCAGCGACGACGCGGGCGCCAGTTGGCTGCCGATCAACAAGGGCCTGCGCTCGGGCGAGATCCCCGACCAGGACTCCGAGGTCGGCCACTGCGTGCACCACATCACCCAGCACCCGTCCCGGCCGGACACGCTGTTCATGCAGAAACACTGGGACGTCATGCGCAGTGACGACGCCGGGGCGAACTGGCGCGAGGTCAGCGGCGACCTGCCGTCGGACTTCGGCTTCCCGATCGCGGTGCACGCGCACGAGCCGGAGACCATCTACGTCGTGCCGATCAAGAGCGACTCCGAGCACTACCCGCCGGAGGGGAGGCTGCGCGTCTACCGCAGCCGCACCGGTGGCGACGAGTGGGAGCCGCTGACCGACGGGCTGCCGCAGGCCAACTGCTACGTCAACGTGTTGCGCGACGCGATGGCGGTCGACTCGCTGGAGGACTGCGGGATCTACTTCGGCACCACCGGTGGCCAGGTCTACCACTCCACCGACAGTGGCGACAGCTGGGCGCCGATCGTCCGGGACCTGCCGCCCGTGCTCTCCGTGGAAGTCCAGGTGCTGCCGTGA
- a CDS encoding MoaD/ThiS family protein, producing MIRVVLPAHLKNLAHVTGEVRVAVAGPGPATQRLVLDAVEARYPMLLGTIRDRHSGKRRAFVRFYACEEDLSNSPADAPLPERVIAGDEPFIILGAMAGG from the coding sequence GTGATCCGGGTCGTCCTCCCGGCTCATCTGAAGAACCTCGCCCATGTGACCGGCGAGGTGCGGGTGGCGGTGGCCGGCCCCGGGCCGGCCACCCAACGCCTGGTGCTGGACGCCGTCGAGGCGCGGTACCCGATGCTGCTCGGCACCATCCGCGACCGGCACAGCGGCAAGCGCCGCGCCTTCGTCCGCTTCTACGCCTGCGAGGAGGACCTCTCCAACTCCCCGGCCGACGCACCACTGCCCGAGCGGGTGATCGCCGGCGACGAGCCGTTCATCATCCTCGGCGCGATGGCCGGGGGATAG
- a CDS encoding response regulator transcription factor — protein MIRVLLVDDQHLIRTGLRMLCESEPDIEVVGEADNGRDAITLAARLVPDVVVMDLRMPGVDGISATSRILADRPTVRVLVLTTFGDDDHLYPALTAGACGFLLKDAPPADLLDGVRRAASGESPFSPEVLRRLVHRAVHARAETPPPVDGLTAREQQVLELVAEGLSNAEIAERLHIGVTTVKTHITALMTKTGSPNRVRLALSARGV, from the coding sequence ATGATCCGCGTCCTGTTGGTCGACGACCAGCATCTCATCCGCACGGGCCTGCGCATGCTCTGCGAGTCCGAGCCCGACATCGAGGTGGTCGGCGAGGCCGACAACGGCCGTGACGCGATCACCCTCGCCGCTCGGCTCGTCCCCGACGTGGTGGTGATGGACCTGCGCATGCCGGGCGTCGACGGGATCTCCGCGACCAGCCGCATCCTCGCCGACCGTCCCACCGTCCGCGTCCTGGTGCTGACCACGTTCGGCGACGACGACCACCTCTATCCGGCGCTGACCGCGGGCGCCTGCGGTTTCCTGCTCAAGGACGCCCCGCCGGCCGACCTGCTGGACGGGGTGCGCCGGGCCGCGAGCGGCGAGAGCCCGTTCAGCCCGGAGGTGCTGCGCCGCCTGGTACATCGGGCGGTGCACGCGCGCGCCGAGACACCACCACCGGTCGACGGGCTGACCGCCCGGGAGCAGCAGGTGCTGGAGTTGGTCGCCGAGGGTCTGTCCAACGCCGAGATCGCGGAGCGCCTGCACATCGGCGTCACCACGGTGAAGACCCACATCACCGCGCTGATGACCAAGACGGGCAGCCCCAACCGGGTGCGCCTGGCCCTGTCCGCCCGCGGCGTCTGA
- a CDS encoding sensor histidine kinase: protein MGWVGRLFDARDTLVRMALLVLSGVGYLVFGTKSGVAPTTAQWILAVLAFAVGLWFHRRPLVNLVVQTALLAVTIQLIDDITINQVGASWALLELTMRARRTRTVWLAAGLLAVVDLTDSIGDPLPRFLSGVFGLLPEVGIPLLLGLVIRTTRELAQQAQQRVAEAQRRRESENRAARADERSAIARELHDVVAHHVASMVLRVGVARHVLTDLDPRVGAVFDDVHGTGSAALADLRRLVAVLRDPDGARSDAALTAIDPAALPAALGAAVDRARQSGVTVEADIDPAVGSLDAVRGLAVLRLTQESLTNVAKHAGTAAVARLSVGVVDGAVHWEVVDDGRGRVPASVPVGGGHGLTGMRERVEVLGGQLAAGPLGTGWRVGTVLPAAPRPTEPA, encoded by the coding sequence GTGGGATGGGTGGGGCGGCTGTTCGACGCGCGCGACACCCTCGTGCGGATGGCGCTGCTGGTCCTCTCCGGCGTCGGATATCTGGTCTTCGGAACCAAGAGCGGCGTCGCGCCGACGACCGCGCAGTGGATCCTCGCGGTGCTCGCCTTCGCCGTCGGGCTGTGGTTCCACCGCCGGCCGCTGGTCAACCTGGTCGTCCAGACCGCGCTGCTGGCGGTCACGATCCAACTCATCGACGACATCACGATCAACCAGGTCGGCGCCAGTTGGGCGTTGCTGGAGCTGACCATGCGGGCCCGCCGGACCCGGACCGTCTGGCTGGCCGCCGGGCTGCTGGCCGTGGTCGACCTGACCGACTCGATCGGCGACCCGCTCCCGCGCTTTCTCTCCGGCGTCTTCGGCCTGCTGCCCGAGGTCGGCATTCCGCTGCTGCTCGGACTGGTCATCCGGACCACCCGGGAGCTCGCCCAGCAGGCGCAGCAGCGGGTGGCGGAGGCGCAACGTCGGCGCGAATCGGAGAACCGCGCCGCGCGGGCCGACGAGCGCAGCGCCATCGCACGGGAGTTGCATGACGTGGTCGCGCATCACGTGGCGTCGATGGTGCTGCGGGTCGGCGTGGCCCGGCACGTGCTGACCGACCTGGATCCGCGGGTCGGTGCGGTCTTCGACGACGTGCACGGCACGGGCAGCGCGGCTCTGGCCGACCTGCGCCGGCTGGTCGCGGTGCTGCGTGATCCCGACGGTGCGCGGTCCGACGCGGCGCTGACCGCGATCGACCCGGCGGCGCTGCCGGCCGCCCTCGGCGCGGCGGTCGACCGGGCCCGCCAGTCCGGTGTCACCGTGGAGGCCGACATCGATCCGGCGGTCGGTTCGCTCGACGCGGTGCGGGGTCTGGCGGTGCTCCGCCTCACCCAGGAGTCGCTGACCAACGTGGCCAAGCATGCCGGCACGGCCGCGGTGGCCCGCCTGTCGGTCGGGGTGGTCGACGGGGCCGTCCACTGGGAGGTCGTCGACGACGGGCGCGGCCGGGTGCCGGCCTCGGTGCCGGTCGGCGGCGGCCACGGCCTCACCGGGATGCGCGAGCGGGTCGAGGTGCTCGGCGGGCAACTGGCGGCCGGCCCGTTGGGCACGGGTTGGCGGGTGGGCACCGTGCTGCCGGCCGCGCCGCGACCGACGGAGCCGGCATGA
- a CDS encoding ABA4-like family protein, whose product MSATLFTLTFAVAAPFWALMILLPNWSVTARVIRSPLIVAPVVAIYAILVLPALGEVLPAVASPTLDAVRDLLGTDDGAAAAWAHMIAFDLFVGRWAWLDSRERRVPPLVVAPVLVLTILLGPLGLAAYLAVRTRWMPPPAIRRSEPHRLG is encoded by the coding sequence ATGAGCGCTACGTTGTTCACCCTGACGTTCGCGGTGGCCGCCCCGTTCTGGGCGTTGATGATCCTGCTGCCGAACTGGTCCGTCACCGCCCGGGTCATCCGGTCGCCGCTGATCGTCGCGCCCGTCGTGGCGATCTACGCGATCCTGGTGCTTCCGGCGCTCGGCGAGGTCCTGCCGGCGGTGGCGTCGCCCACCCTGGACGCCGTACGCGACCTGCTGGGCACCGACGACGGTGCGGCGGCGGCCTGGGCACACATGATCGCGTTCGACCTGTTCGTCGGCCGGTGGGCGTGGCTGGACAGCCGGGAGCGGCGGGTGCCGCCGCTGGTCGTGGCGCCGGTGCTGGTGCTGACGATCCTGCTCGGCCCGCTCGGTCTGGCCGCCTACCTGGCGGTGCGCACCAGATGGATGCCGCCGCCGGCCATTCGTCGCTCCGAGCCGCACCGCCTAGGCTGA